A region from the Brassica napus cultivar Da-Ae chromosome C8, Da-Ae, whole genome shotgun sequence genome encodes:
- the LOC106414158 gene encoding uncharacterized protein LOC106414158, translating into MGNNNATANLTEEESTKLETNGMSPLENVPVETTQDQVFLVGEGKDGDKQRESFSDGVTGKETPETEPQSKELDKDPQVTKVEEDMSRNGLVTETDEQLHKNTSVGEGVETVCEPTKWEEFNETAGTEEKLVMNESLEETAPAGNVVRLDQEICMEQRTWFPEIEPQEILNLDSGVLDDEVINEGKADKEISEPGSQGSNAIGFEDYKEEKDMEIAREAASLKRMSRCRSLPVRNNSRVKGDSPVQGLVSEVAYPSRNKTGFDKAKTSDILPVSCQTSNKGQETTKAINESSKEAKLEMRSPSFSNDLRIEERSNEPTEETPLLSQDKTEKYKATLDVEEEAVMLKRSETEKIRGFELSLGLSMNLSGRCDADDSFKETESSEDNLLEEKRNMSETLLVSCVGSKKAEDTNDVISERNKGDVLEMRSPSSGNDLRTKERSGKSTEETSLLSQDKTEAYNSTPNVEEKTVMLKRSETEKLRGFELSLGLSMNLSGRCDGDGSFKEINSSEDNLGDKEANTSETLFVSCVGSSSSKAQEASLLCQDKTETYEATIDVEKKTVMLKRSESEETRGFELSRELSMKPGERSEADDSLKENKDSGDNLLDKKASWGSMRGRVRKRSKSSLFGTCLCCNIAMN; encoded by the exons ATGGGAAACAACAACGCAACCGCCAATTTAACAG AAGAAGAAAGCACAAAGCTAGAAACCAATGGAATGTCTCCGTTGGAGAATGTTCCCGTGGAGACCACGCAAGATCAGGTGTTTCTTGTAGGTGAAGGCAAAGATGGAGATAAACAGAGGGAGAGCTTCTCTGATGGTGTTACAG GTAAAGAGACTCCTGAAACAGAACCACAAAGCAAGGAATTAGATAAAGATCCACAAGTGACCAAGGTTGAAGAAGATATGAGTCGCAATGGCTTGGTAACGGAAACCGATGAGCAGCTACATAAAAATACATCAGTTGGAGAAG GTGTTGAAACTGTGTGTGAACCGACAAAATGGGAAGAGTTCAATGAAACTGCTGGAACTGAAGAAAAGCTGGTCATGAATGAGTCTCTAGAAGAAACTGCTCCTGCAGGGAACGTTGTAAGGCTTGATCAAGAGATCTGTATGGAACAAAGAACATGGTTTCCTGAAATCGAGCCCCAGGAGATTCTGAATCTGGACAGTGGCGTTCTTGATGATGAAGTTATAAATGAAGGAAAAGCTGACAAGGAGATCTCTGAACCTGGTTCACAAGGATCAAACGCGATCGGTTTTGAAGATTATAAGGAAGAGAAGGACATGGAGATAGCAAGAGAAGCAGCAAGTCTGAAACGCATGTCTCGATGCAGATCTCTACCAGTGAGGAACAATAGTAGAGTTAAGGGAGACTCGCCGGTTCAAGGATTGGTTTCAGAGGTTGCGTATCCTTCAAGAAACAAAACGGGTTTCGATAAAGCCAAAACGTCAGACATTCTGCCTGTTTCTTGCCAAACAAGCAACAAAGGGCAAGAAACTACTAAAGCAATAAATGAAAGCAGCAAAGAAGCTAAACTTGAGATGCGATCTCCCAGCTTTAGTAATGATCTAAGAATCGAGGAAAGGAGCAATGAGCCGACAGAAGAAACTCCTTTACTCTCTCAAGACAAGACTGAGAAATACAAGGCAACACTTGATGTGGAAGAGGAAGCTGTAATGCTGAAGAGAAGCGAGACTGAGAAAATAAGAGGCTTTGAGTTGTCTCTAGGGTTGTCGATGAACCTCAGTGGGAGATGTGACGCAGATGATAGCTTCAAAGAAACCGAGAGCTCAGAAGATAACTTGCTAGAGGAAAAACGTAACATGTCTGAGACTCTGCTTGTTTCTTGTGTAGGAAGCAAAAAGGCAGAAGATACTAATGATGTGATAAGTGAAAGAAACAAAGGAGATGTACTTGAGATGCGGTCACCGAGCTCTGGAAATGACCTAAGAACCAAAGAAAGAAGCGGTAAATCTACAGAGGAAACTTCTTTACTCTCGCAGGATAAGACTGAGGCATACAACTCAACACCCAATGTGGAAGAGAAAACCGTGATGCTAAAGAGAAGTGAGACTGAGAAACTAAGAGGCTTTGAGTTGTCTCTAGGGCTGTCCATGAATCTCAGTGGGAGATGTGACGGAGATGGTAGCTTCAAAGAAATCAATAGCTCAGAAGATAACTTGGGGGACAAGGAAGCTAACACGTCTGAGACTCTCTTTGTTTCTTGTGTAGGAAGCAGCAGCAGCAAAGCGCAAGAAGCTTCGTTACTTTGTCAAGACAAGACAGAGACATATGAGGCAACAATTGATGTGGAAAAGAAAACTGTGATGCTGAAGAGAAGTGAGTCTGAGGAAACAAGAGGCTTTGAGTTGTCTCGAGAGTTGTCCATGAAACCTGGTGAGAGATCCGAGGCAGATGATAGCctgaaagaaaacaaagactCAGGAGACAACTTGCTGGACAAGAAAGCTTCTTGGGGTTCTATGAGAGGCAGAGTCAGAAAAAGGAGCAAATCTTCGCTATTTGGAACATGCCTCTGCTGCAACATTGCAATGAATTGA
- the LOC106412030 gene encoding DNA-directed RNA polymerase V subunit 7 codes for MFLKVELPWNVMIPAENMDAKGLMLKRTILIQLLEAFASKRATKELGYYLTVTSLDKIGEGKIREHTGEVMFPVVFSGMTFKIFKGEILEGVVHKVLRHGVFMRCGPVENVYLSHVKMPDYKYLPGENPIFMNEKMSRIQVDTLVRFVVIGTKWMEVEKEFQALASLEGDYLGPISEE; via the coding sequence ATGTTTCTCAAAGTCGAGTTGCCATGGAACGTGATGATCCCAGCCGAAAACATGGATGCGAAAGGTCTCATGCTGAAGAGGACCATTCTGATTCAGTTGCTAGAGGCCTTTGCTTCGAAGAGAGCAACCAAGGAGCTTGGCTACTACTTAACAGTCACATCTCTAGACAAGATCGGAGAAGGCAAAATCAGGGAGCACACCGGTGAGGTCATGTTCCCTGTCGTTTTCAGCGGGATGACCTTCAAGATCTTCAAAGGAGAGATACTTGAGGGTGTGGTGCACAAGGTGCTGAGGCACGGTGTCTTCATGAGGTGTGGTCCTGTCGAGAACGTCTACCTCTCTCACGTCAAGATGCCTGATTACAAGTACCTCCCGGGAGAGAACCCCATCTTCATGAACGAGAAGATGTCTAGGATTCAGGTTGACACTTTGGTTAGGTTTGTGGTGATTGGGACCAAGTGGATGGAAGTAGAGAAGGAGTTTCAGGCGTTGGCTAGCCTTGAAGGGGACTATCTTGGACCCATCTCTGAAGAGTGA
- the LOC106412303 gene encoding protein TIFY 4B, whose product MDAGGGLVSSAKSILEKPLKLLTEDDISQLTREDCRKFLKDKGMRRPSWNKSQAIQQVLSLKALFEPGDDSGAGILRKILVSPNPTRVTATSAEPASEVGARIPFQEDDRRDSPRSAEFSGSEKDSYNTISPRSPAETSALVGQMTIFYSGKVSVYDGVPPEKARSIMHFAANPIDLPEYGVSASARMTSRPMSSKEKMVEPPHYGLEKANASRDSDAEGQANRKVSLQRYLDKRKDRRLFKNKKAPGVASSSLEMYLNRSQPVTNAYSQSLSGGGTGGEQHESPENQRRSPNLSVDLNSDLNSEDN is encoded by the exons ATGGACGCAGGAGGAGGATTAGTGTCTTCGGCGAAGTCCATACTGGAGAAGCCTCTGAAGCTCCTCACGGAAGATGACATTTCTCAGCTCACCCGCGAGGATTGCCGCAAGTTCCTCAAGGACAAAG GAATGCGGAGGCCTTCTTGGAACAAATCTCAGGCGATCCAGCAAGTTTTATCCCTCAAAGCTCTCTTTGAGCCCGGCGACGACTCCGGCGCCGGCATCCTCCGCAAGATCCTCGTTTCTCCGAATCCCACTCGC GTCACAGCAACCTCTGCTGAGCCAGCGAGCGAAGTCGGAGCACGGATTCCTTTTCAGGAAGATGACAGAAGAGATTCTCCAAGATCGGCTGAGTTCTCCGGCTCCGAGAAAGACAGCTACAACACTATCTCTCCCAG AAGCCCAGCAGAAACAAGTGCGCTGGTTGGGCAAATGACGATATTCTATAGTGGGAAAGTGAGTGTGTATGATGGTGTACCACCTGAAAAG GCGCGGTCTATCATGCACTTTGCAGCCAATCCGATTGATTTGCCTGAATATGGTGTTTCTGCTTCTGCTAGAATGACATCCAGGCCCATGAGCAGTAAAG agaAGATGGTTGAACCTCCCCACTATGGCCTTGAAAAGGCAAATGCTTCTCGTGATTCTG ATGCGGAGGGCCAGGCTAACAGAAAAGTGTCGTTGCAAAGATATCTTGACAAGCGGAAGGATAG GAGATTGTTTAAGAACAAAAAGGCACCAGGAGTTGCATCATCTAGCTTGGAGATGTATCTAAATCGTAGTCAGCCAGTGACAAACGCATATTCACAAAGCCTTAGCGGTGGTGGCACTGGAGGAGAACAGCACGAGTCACCTGAAAATCAGAGAAGAAGTCCCAATCTATCTGTTGATCTGAACAGTGATTTAAATAGCGAAG ATAACTAA
- the LOC106412041 gene encoding VAN3-binding protein-like isoform X2 encodes MERSMVPTWRPDPVYRPPETPLEPMEFLARSWSASALEVSKALTPSDPQILLSKTEEEPILGDGDTEESGLVSGNPFSFASSETSQMVMDRILSQSQEVSPRTSGRLSHSSSGPLNGSLTDSPPPESDEIKQFTRANNSSLNNINCQFRSTATTPGPITATATQSKTVGRWLKDRREKKKEETRAHNAQIHAAVSVAGVAAAVAAIAAATAASSSAGKDEQMAKTDMAVASAATLVAAQCVEAAEVMGAEREHLAYVVSSAVNVRSAGDIMTLTAGAATALRGVATLKARAMKEVWNIASVIPMDKGLTTSGGCSNLNNGSNGSSSSSHSGELIQEDNFLGTCSREWLARGCELLKRTRKGDLHWKIVSVYINKTNQVMLKMKSKYVGKTFTKKKKNIVLEVIKNVPAWPGRHLLEGGDDLRYFGLKTVLRGDVEFECKSQREYDMWTQGVARLLVIAAERRFRM; translated from the exons ATGGAAAGATCCATGGTTCCAACATGGAGACCCGATCCGGTTTACCGGCCACCGGAGACGCCGCTTGAGCCTATGGAGTTCCTCGCTCGCTCCTGGAGCGCCTCAGCTCTCGAAGTATCCAAGGCTTTAACACCTTCTGATCCTCAGATCCTCCTCTCCAAAACCGAAGAAGAACCCATACTCGGAGACGGTGATACGGAGGAGAGCGGACTTGTCTCCGGAAACCCTTTCTCATTCGCTTCTTCAGAGACTTCTCAAATGGTGATGGATCGTATCTTGTCTCAATCT CAAGAAGTGTCACCAAGAACATCTGGTCGGCTTTCACATAGTAGTAGTGGTCCTCTCAACGGTTCTTTAACCGACAGTCCTCCTCCAGAATCCGACGAAATCAAg CAGTTTACTCGAGCAAACAACAGTTCACTGAACAACATAAACTGCCAGTTCCGTTCAACGGCGACTACTCCGGGACCTATAACCGCCACAGCTACACAATCCAAGACTGTAGGACGGTGGCTTAAGGACCggagggagaagaagaaagaggagaCTCGAGCACACAACGCTCAGATTCACGCTGCTGTCTCCGTCGCCGGTGTGGCTGCAGCTGTAGCCGCTATCGCAGCAGCCACCGCCGCGTCTTCGAGCGCCGGGAAGGATGAGCAGATGGCTAAAACCGACATGGCTGTTGCTTCAGCCGCGACTCTTGTGGCTGCTCAGTGTGTGGAGGCTGCTGAAGTGATGGGAGCTGAAAGAGAGCATTTGGCCTATGTTGTTAGCTCCGCCGTCAATGTTCGCTCTGCCGGTGATATCATGACACTCACCGCCGGTGCAGCCACAG CGTTAAGAGGAGTGGCAACACTAAAGGCAAGGGCCATGAAGGAAGTTTGGAACATTGCATCAGTGATTCCAATGGACAAAGGACTCACAACTTCTGGAGGATGCAGCAACCTTAATAATGGTAGCAATGGAAGCTCAAGTAGTAGTCACAGTGGGGAGCTTATACAAGAAGATAATTTCTTGGGAACTTGTAGCCGAGAATGGCTCGCTAGAGGTTGTGAACTTCTCAAACGTACTCGCAAAG GTGATCTCCACTGGAAAATAGTCTCTGTTTACATCAACAAGACGAATCAG GTTATGTTGAAGATGAAGAGCAAGTATGTTGGGAAAACATTTaccaagaagaaaaaga ACATTGTGCTTGAAGTGATCAAGAATGTCCCGGCCTGGCCAGGACGACATTTGCTAGAGGGAGGAGATGATCTGAGATACTTCGGTTTGAAGACGGTTCTGCGAGGTGATGTAGAATTCGAGTGCAAGAGCCAGAGGGAGTATGATATGTGGACACAAGGTGTCGCAAGGCTTCTTGTTATTGCTGCTGAGAGGAGATTTAGGATGTGA
- the LOC106412041 gene encoding VAN3-binding protein-like isoform X1 encodes MERSMVPTWRPDPVYRPPETPLEPMEFLARSWSASALEVSKALTPSDPQILLSKTEEEPILGDGDTEESGLVSGNPFSFASSETSQMVMDRILSQSQEVSPRTSGRLSHSSSGPLNGSLTDSPPPESDEIKQQFTRANNSSLNNINCQFRSTATTPGPITATATQSKTVGRWLKDRREKKKEETRAHNAQIHAAVSVAGVAAAVAAIAAATAASSSAGKDEQMAKTDMAVASAATLVAAQCVEAAEVMGAEREHLAYVVSSAVNVRSAGDIMTLTAGAATALRGVATLKARAMKEVWNIASVIPMDKGLTTSGGCSNLNNGSNGSSSSSHSGELIQEDNFLGTCSREWLARGCELLKRTRKGDLHWKIVSVYINKTNQVMLKMKSKYVGKTFTKKKKNIVLEVIKNVPAWPGRHLLEGGDDLRYFGLKTVLRGDVEFECKSQREYDMWTQGVARLLVIAAERRFRM; translated from the exons ATGGAAAGATCCATGGTTCCAACATGGAGACCCGATCCGGTTTACCGGCCACCGGAGACGCCGCTTGAGCCTATGGAGTTCCTCGCTCGCTCCTGGAGCGCCTCAGCTCTCGAAGTATCCAAGGCTTTAACACCTTCTGATCCTCAGATCCTCCTCTCCAAAACCGAAGAAGAACCCATACTCGGAGACGGTGATACGGAGGAGAGCGGACTTGTCTCCGGAAACCCTTTCTCATTCGCTTCTTCAGAGACTTCTCAAATGGTGATGGATCGTATCTTGTCTCAATCT CAAGAAGTGTCACCAAGAACATCTGGTCGGCTTTCACATAGTAGTAGTGGTCCTCTCAACGGTTCTTTAACCGACAGTCCTCCTCCAGAATCCGACGAAATCAAg CAGCAGTTTACTCGAGCAAACAACAGTTCACTGAACAACATAAACTGCCAGTTCCGTTCAACGGCGACTACTCCGGGACCTATAACCGCCACAGCTACACAATCCAAGACTGTAGGACGGTGGCTTAAGGACCggagggagaagaagaaagaggagaCTCGAGCACACAACGCTCAGATTCACGCTGCTGTCTCCGTCGCCGGTGTGGCTGCAGCTGTAGCCGCTATCGCAGCAGCCACCGCCGCGTCTTCGAGCGCCGGGAAGGATGAGCAGATGGCTAAAACCGACATGGCTGTTGCTTCAGCCGCGACTCTTGTGGCTGCTCAGTGTGTGGAGGCTGCTGAAGTGATGGGAGCTGAAAGAGAGCATTTGGCCTATGTTGTTAGCTCCGCCGTCAATGTTCGCTCTGCCGGTGATATCATGACACTCACCGCCGGTGCAGCCACAG CGTTAAGAGGAGTGGCAACACTAAAGGCAAGGGCCATGAAGGAAGTTTGGAACATTGCATCAGTGATTCCAATGGACAAAGGACTCACAACTTCTGGAGGATGCAGCAACCTTAATAATGGTAGCAATGGAAGCTCAAGTAGTAGTCACAGTGGGGAGCTTATACAAGAAGATAATTTCTTGGGAACTTGTAGCCGAGAATGGCTCGCTAGAGGTTGTGAACTTCTCAAACGTACTCGCAAAG GTGATCTCCACTGGAAAATAGTCTCTGTTTACATCAACAAGACGAATCAG GTTATGTTGAAGATGAAGAGCAAGTATGTTGGGAAAACATTTaccaagaagaaaaaga ACATTGTGCTTGAAGTGATCAAGAATGTCCCGGCCTGGCCAGGACGACATTTGCTAGAGGGAGGAGATGATCTGAGATACTTCGGTTTGAAGACGGTTCTGCGAGGTGATGTAGAATTCGAGTGCAAGAGCCAGAGGGAGTATGATATGTGGACACAAGGTGTCGCAAGGCTTCTTGTTATTGCTGCTGAGAGGAGATTTAGGATGTGA
- the LOC106412041 gene encoding VAN3-binding protein-like isoform X3 yields MERSMVPTWRPDPVYRPPETPLEPMEFLARSWSASALEVSKALTPSDPQILLSKTEEEPILGDGDTEESGLVSGNPFSFASSETSQMVMDRILSQSQEVSPRTSGRLSHSSSGPLNGSLTDSPPPESDEIKFTRANNSSLNNINCQFRSTATTPGPITATATQSKTVGRWLKDRREKKKEETRAHNAQIHAAVSVAGVAAAVAAIAAATAASSSAGKDEQMAKTDMAVASAATLVAAQCVEAAEVMGAEREHLAYVVSSAVNVRSAGDIMTLTAGAATALRGVATLKARAMKEVWNIASVIPMDKGLTTSGGCSNLNNGSNGSSSSSHSGELIQEDNFLGTCSREWLARGCELLKRTRKGDLHWKIVSVYINKTNQVMLKMKSKYVGKTFTKKKKNIVLEVIKNVPAWPGRHLLEGGDDLRYFGLKTVLRGDVEFECKSQREYDMWTQGVARLLVIAAERRFRM; encoded by the exons ATGGAAAGATCCATGGTTCCAACATGGAGACCCGATCCGGTTTACCGGCCACCGGAGACGCCGCTTGAGCCTATGGAGTTCCTCGCTCGCTCCTGGAGCGCCTCAGCTCTCGAAGTATCCAAGGCTTTAACACCTTCTGATCCTCAGATCCTCCTCTCCAAAACCGAAGAAGAACCCATACTCGGAGACGGTGATACGGAGGAGAGCGGACTTGTCTCCGGAAACCCTTTCTCATTCGCTTCTTCAGAGACTTCTCAAATGGTGATGGATCGTATCTTGTCTCAATCT CAAGAAGTGTCACCAAGAACATCTGGTCGGCTTTCACATAGTAGTAGTGGTCCTCTCAACGGTTCTTTAACCGACAGTCCTCCTCCAGAATCCGACGAAATCAAg TTTACTCGAGCAAACAACAGTTCACTGAACAACATAAACTGCCAGTTCCGTTCAACGGCGACTACTCCGGGACCTATAACCGCCACAGCTACACAATCCAAGACTGTAGGACGGTGGCTTAAGGACCggagggagaagaagaaagaggagaCTCGAGCACACAACGCTCAGATTCACGCTGCTGTCTCCGTCGCCGGTGTGGCTGCAGCTGTAGCCGCTATCGCAGCAGCCACCGCCGCGTCTTCGAGCGCCGGGAAGGATGAGCAGATGGCTAAAACCGACATGGCTGTTGCTTCAGCCGCGACTCTTGTGGCTGCTCAGTGTGTGGAGGCTGCTGAAGTGATGGGAGCTGAAAGAGAGCATTTGGCCTATGTTGTTAGCTCCGCCGTCAATGTTCGCTCTGCCGGTGATATCATGACACTCACCGCCGGTGCAGCCACAG CGTTAAGAGGAGTGGCAACACTAAAGGCAAGGGCCATGAAGGAAGTTTGGAACATTGCATCAGTGATTCCAATGGACAAAGGACTCACAACTTCTGGAGGATGCAGCAACCTTAATAATGGTAGCAATGGAAGCTCAAGTAGTAGTCACAGTGGGGAGCTTATACAAGAAGATAATTTCTTGGGAACTTGTAGCCGAGAATGGCTCGCTAGAGGTTGTGAACTTCTCAAACGTACTCGCAAAG GTGATCTCCACTGGAAAATAGTCTCTGTTTACATCAACAAGACGAATCAG GTTATGTTGAAGATGAAGAGCAAGTATGTTGGGAAAACATTTaccaagaagaaaaaga ACATTGTGCTTGAAGTGATCAAGAATGTCCCGGCCTGGCCAGGACGACATTTGCTAGAGGGAGGAGATGATCTGAGATACTTCGGTTTGAAGACGGTTCTGCGAGGTGATGTAGAATTCGAGTGCAAGAGCCAGAGGGAGTATGATATGTGGACACAAGGTGTCGCAAGGCTTCTTGTTATTGCTGCTGAGAGGAGATTTAGGATGTGA
- the LOC111208930 gene encoding glutathione S-transferase T3-like has translation MKISRLSLHLNFILLGCANVGEKRERKTWTPTDDILLISSWLNTSNYPIVSNEQKSSNFWKRVAAYFAASPKAAGSEERTDNNCKQRWHKMNDLVCKFCGAYEAATRERSSGCNENDVLKRAHEIFFNNHKKKFTLEHAWKELRNDQKWCEVSSAKKAGTSRKRKCEDGADSSASQPSENKRPAGVKASKAAGKKTMSEENSVNRFQSMWDIKQKELEVKERLSKMSILDSLIAKKEPLADYEEALKKKFISD, from the coding sequence ATGAAGATATCTCGACTCAGTCTTCATCTCAACTTCATTCTGTTGGGTTGTGCCAATGTTGGTGAGAAGCGGGAACGAAAGACGTGGACTCCTACTGATGATATTCTACTGATCAGCTCGTGGCTCAACACGAGCAATTATCCAATTGTTTCCAACGAGCAAAAATCAAGCAACTTCTGGAAGAGAGTTGCAGCCTATTTTGCAGCAAGTCCGAAGGCAGCTGGGTCCGAGGAGAGAACGGATAATAATTGTAAGCAGCGTTGGCACAAGATGAACGACTTGGTCTGCAAATTCTGTGGCGCGTACGAAGCTGCAACTAGGGAGAGAAGCAGTGGTTGCAATGAGAATGATGTCCTCAAAAGAGCTCATGAGATTTTCTTCAATAACCATAAGAAGAAATTCACTTTGGAGCATGCTTGGAAGGAATTGCGAAACGACCAGAAGTGGTGTGAAGTGTCAAGTGCTAAAAAGGCAGGAACCTCTAGGAAAAGGAAGTGTGAAGACGGTGCAGACTCATCGGCCTCTCAACCATCTGAGAACAAGCGTCCCGCGGGTGTTAAAGCATCAAAGGCCGCTGGGAAGAAGACTATGAGTGAAGAGAATTCAGTGAATCGGTTTCAAAGTATGTGGGACATTAAACAGAAGGAGTTGGAAGTGAAGGAAAGGTTGTCGAAGATGAGTATACTTGACTCTCTTATTGCAAAGAAAGAACCTCTAGCTGACTATGAAGAAGCCCTCAAGAAGAAGTTCATCAGTGACTGA